In a single window of the Bos taurus isolate L1 Dominette 01449 registration number 42190680 breed Hereford chromosome 23, ARS-UCD2.0, whole genome shotgun sequence genome:
- the LOC783151 gene encoding butyrophilin subfamily 1 member A1 isoform X4, which translates to MVTYPIDHYRKSPMTNGNHKDQPRKEDDQLRKENDQLRIENGKLQNEIDERKAQFKNGWQKTSLYPDWRKEFFQAVDITLDPATAHPSLFLSEGNRRVTWEEKSQDLPEDPQRFYSLPCVLGHQVITTGRWYWEVEVGTHGAWDLGICRPHVMRKGRVCIKPEDGFWALRFYKQEYWALTSPETKLTVKVHPARVCIFLEYEEGSISFYNMVDKSHIHTLSQGAFGGPLKPFFRLWPSESEPLTICPGPEAAQNPLY; encoded by the exons atcaACCTAGGAAAGAAGATG atcaaCTTAGGAAGGAAAATG atcaaCTCAGGATAGAAAATG GAAAATTGCAAAATGAAATTG ATGAGAGGAAAGCTCAATTTAAGAATG GCTGGCAGAAGACATCATTGTACCCTG actGGAGGAAAGAATTTTTCCAGGCTG TGGATATTACTCTGGATCCAGCCACCGCCCATCCTTCCCTCTTCTTGTCGGAAGGGAACAGACGTGTAACCTGGGAAGAGAAGTCTCAAGACCTGCCTGAGGACCCACAGAGATTTTATTCTCTTCCCTGTGTGCTGGGTCATCAGGTCATCACCACAGGGAGGTGGTACTGGGAAGTAGAGGTCGGGACCCACGGCGCATGGGACCTGGGGATTTGTAGGCCTCATGTAATGAGAAAGGGCAGAGTTTGTATCAAACCTGAGGATGGTTTCTGGGCCCTCAGGTTCTATAAGCAGGAGTACTGGGCACTCACGTCTCCAGAAACAAAACTCACTGTAAAGGTGCACCCGGCCAGAGTGTGTATCTTCCTAGAATATGAGGAGGGAagcatttcattttataatatggTAGATAAATCTCACATTCACACCTTGTCTCAAGGCGCCTTTGGTGGGCCCTTAAAGCCTTTTTTCAGGCTTTGGCCAAGTGAGTCAGAGCCTTTGACCATCTGTCCAGGGCCTGAAGCAGCCCAGAATCCCCTGTACTAG
- the LOC783151 gene encoding butyrophilin subfamily 1 member A1 isoform X5, producing MVTYPIDHYRKSPMTNGNHKDQPRKEDDQLRKENGKLQNEIDERKAQFKNGWQKTSLYPDWRKEFFQAVDITLDPATAHPSLFLSEGNRRVTWEEKSQDLPEDPQRFYSLPCVLGHQVITTGRWYWEVEVGTHGAWDLGICRPHVMRKGRVCIKPEDGFWALRFYKQEYWALTSPETKLTVKVHPARVCIFLEYEEGSISFYNMVDKSHIHTLSQGAFGGPLKPFFRLWPSESEPLTICPGPEAAQNPLY from the exons atcaACCTAGGAAAGAAGATG atcaaCTTAGGAAGGAAAATG GAAAATTGCAAAATGAAATTG ATGAGAGGAAAGCTCAATTTAAGAATG GCTGGCAGAAGACATCATTGTACCCTG actGGAGGAAAGAATTTTTCCAGGCTG TGGATATTACTCTGGATCCAGCCACCGCCCATCCTTCCCTCTTCTTGTCGGAAGGGAACAGACGTGTAACCTGGGAAGAGAAGTCTCAAGACCTGCCTGAGGACCCACAGAGATTTTATTCTCTTCCCTGTGTGCTGGGTCATCAGGTCATCACCACAGGGAGGTGGTACTGGGAAGTAGAGGTCGGGACCCACGGCGCATGGGACCTGGGGATTTGTAGGCCTCATGTAATGAGAAAGGGCAGAGTTTGTATCAAACCTGAGGATGGTTTCTGGGCCCTCAGGTTCTATAAGCAGGAGTACTGGGCACTCACGTCTCCAGAAACAAAACTCACTGTAAAGGTGCACCCGGCCAGAGTGTGTATCTTCCTAGAATATGAGGAGGGAagcatttcattttataatatggTAGATAAATCTCACATTCACACCTTGTCTCAAGGCGCCTTTGGTGGGCCCTTAAAGCCTTTTTTCAGGCTTTGGCCAAGTGAGTCAGAGCCTTTGACCATCTGTCCAGGGCCTGAAGCAGCCCAGAATCCCCTGTACTAG